A DNA window from Setaria viridis chromosome 2, Setaria_viridis_v4.0, whole genome shotgun sequence contains the following coding sequences:
- the LOC117842772 gene encoding F-box/LRR-repeat protein At3g03360 has protein sequence MGVITRAKKRRLEEEQELVDRISRLPDGILGDIVSLLPTKDGARTQVLSSRWRHIWRSAPLNFDIYGNPVREIYSILSSHPGPGRRFTIDMRYVRIEDYAAAAAAAATLGAWLWCPALNSLQELEFYLGRPPDIPPLPASVRRFSCTLRVASFGGCSFPDGNASALQLPLLNQLSLVSVRISETSLHSLLAGCPVLESLLLNDTKGFPRVQIMSTSLRSIGVCSSSGKDRLRQLIIEDAPSLERLLIFKCMKMEISVISAPKLKILGKLSSIQFGTTTFQGSSIVTLTTVVCSVKVLALTDVNLSLDAAINLIKCFSCLEKLYIQTSDLGETNTWYRKYSNLIGTLESHGLNAHWVAFVTGHQTGKLRSSELEWKS, from the exons atggGGGTGATCACGagagccaagaagaggaggctGGAGGAAGAACAAGAGCTCGTCGACCGCATCAGCCGCCTCCCCGACGGCATCCTCGGCGACATCGTTTCCCTCCTCCCCACCAAAGACGGCGCACGCACGCAGGTCCTCTCCTCCCGGTGGCGCCACATCTGGCGCTCCGCTCCCCTCAACTTCGACATCTACGGCAATCCTGTCAGGGAGATCTACAGCATCCTCTCCTCGcaccccggccccggccgccgcttcaCTATCGACATGCGCTACGTGCGGATCGAagactacgccgccgccgccgccgccgccgcgaccctTGGCGCCTGGCTCTGGTGCCCCGCCCTCAACAGCCTCCAGGAGCTCGAGTTCTACCTCGGCCGTCCGCCTGACATTCCACCGCTACCAGCATCAGTACGCCGCTTCTCGTGCACCCTTCGCGTCGCCAGCTTCGGCGGCTGCAGTTTCCCGGACGGGAATGCCAGCGCGCTCCAGTTGCCGCTTCTCAACCAGCTGAGCCTTGTGAGTGTCAGAATCTCAGAGACCTCCCTTCATTCCTTGCTCGCCGGCTGCCCTGTCCTTGAGAGCTTGCTGCTAAACGACACCAAGGGCTTCCCTCGAGTGCAGATCATGTCCACTAGCCTCAGAAGCATCGGTGTGTGTTCTAGTTCGGGAAAAGACAGGTTGAGGCAGCTCATCATTGAGGATGCCCCATCTCTTGAAAGATTACTAATTTTCAAATGCATGAAGATGGAAATCTCGGTAATATCTGCGCCGAAATTGAAAATTTTGGGGAAGCTTTCTAGCATCCAGTTTGGCACCACAACATTTCAG GGATCAAGCATTGTTACCCTGACGACGGTGGTGTGCAGTGTGAAGGTTTTAGCTTTGACCGATGTGAATCTTAGTTTGGATGCAGCTATTAACTTAATTAAATGTTTTTCCTGCCTGGAGAAGTTGTACATCCAG ACATCAGATTTGGGAGAGACAAATACGTGGTATCGTAAATACTCAAATCTTATTGGTACCCTTGAATC GCACGGGCTCAATGCCCACTGGGTTGCATTTGTGACGGGACACCAAACTGGAAAACTGAGGAGCTCAGAATTGGAGTGGAAATCCTAG